The genomic DNA GGCACCTTGGATGCAATTCTGCCGCTTTTGGCCGACGGAGCGGTTACCCAGGCCGTCGGTCTGGGCATCATTATCGTGCTTTTGCTTTTCAAACCCCAGGGGCTGTTCGGCCGGGAGGTAGCCTGAACCATGGCGAAAAAGCAATCCATGGGAATGAAAACAACCCACAGATACGGATGGATAAAGGCCTTCCTGCTGACGGGGCTGGTGGCCATTCTGGCCATGATTCCGCTGATGATTAAGTCTGTTTATCTTTTGCACATCTTTATCCTGGTTTTAGTCTATGTCATTGCTGCCAGCAGCCTGCGGACCATCGCCATTTCCGGCCAAATGTCTCTTGGCCATGCCGGTTTCATGGGCATCGGGGCTTACACCTCGGCTATCCTGGCCAAGCAATTGGAATGGACCCCCTGGGTCACCATGCCCTTGGGGGCATTGGCTGCCATGGTGGTGGCCATAATGGTCGGCTACCCCTTTTCGAGATTACGGACTTTCTATTTTTCCATGGTCAGTCTTTTTTTCGGCATAGGCATTTTGGCGATTAACACCATTTTCAGCCGTTTTACCGGAGGTTACTATGGCTTGGCCGGGATCCCGCCGTTGTTTGTGGCCTCCAAGGTTCCATTCTTTTTCTTCTTCTTGGGGCTAACCGTTTTTTGTCTGCTCATACTTTACAGATTTGAAACTTGTCGGATTGGCACGAGTCTGAAGGCCGTGGCCCAATCTCATGCTGTAGCCGCCAGTGTGGGGATTAATGAATCCGGATACCGGGTACTGGCCTTGGCTGCGGGTTCCTTCGTGGTCGGGTTGGCTGGTGCCGGATATGGGCACTATAATCTGGTTTTGTCCCACAGTACCTTTGATCTGGTAGCCAGCATTAACCTCATGGTCTATATGATCGTTGGTGGCATGAGCAGCTTTGCCGGACCGATTGTCGGCGCGGCTATTTTGGTTATTATTCCAGAGATGTTTCGTGATCTGAAGATGTACACACCTTACGTCTTCGCCGGAGTGGTCATCCTGATTATTTTTCTGGTGCCTCAAGGGCTTGTCGGCCTGTATGAAAAGACCGGATTTCTAATTAAGAAGTCGGATGACGGAGGTCAAGACGGCCGTGTTGCTTAAAATTAAAAAATTATCAAAATTCTTCGGCGGCTTGACGGCTGTGGCCAACCTGGACATGGTGGTCAGGGAAGGGGAGATGGTCGGGCTCATCGGTCCTAACGGGGCCGGTAAAACGACCCTGTTTAACCTGATCACGGGTTTTTTGCGTCCCACCGCAGGAAGAGTTTTGTTCGAAGAAAAGGATATCACTGGCCTGAAACCCCACACGGTGGCCAGGCTGGGCATAGGCCGTACCTTTCAACTGAATCCGCTTTTCGCCGACTTTACGGTTTTGCAGAACATCATCGCTTCTTTCTTTCTTCACCCGAAATCGAGTTTGTGGGCGGCCTATTTCAACACCTCCACCTACCGTCATAACGAATACCAAATTGGAGAACAGGCTCTGGAGATTCTGGAATTATTAGGATTAGATCGGGTGAAGGACAACTTGGCCAGGAATCTGCCCCATGGATACCAGAAGATGCTGGGTATCGCCAGAGCCCTGGCCACCAGGCCGAAACTGTTGTTACTCGACGAGCCGTTAGGAGGGATGAATGAGGATGAGATCGCCTTTGCCATGGGCATTATCGAAAAGACCCGGCAGCAAGGGATCTCCATTCTGCTAGTCGAGCATAACATGCAGATCATGGACATCGTGGATCGGGTGGTGGTGATGAACTTCGGCCAGAAAGTCTGCGAAGGCACGATCGAGGAAGTCAGAGAAAACCAGCAAGTCGTGGAGGCCTATTTTGGCATCGAAGAACCTGCTTGAAGTAAAAGAGATAAAGATCCAATACGGCAAGGCGGTGGCCATAGAGGACGTAACACTCACCGTTGCCGAGGAAAGCATCGTCAGTATCATCGGTGCCAACGGAGCGGGCAAGACCACCCTTTTGAGGGCCATTTCCGGTTTGACGCGCCTGCGCTCGGGGGAGATCTGGTTTGATGATAAGAGGATAGACCGGATGGATCCTGCCGATATCGTCAAGATGGGCCTGATCCACATTCCCGAAGGCCGGAAGCTTTTCCCCTATCTCACTGTCCTCAGCAACCTTAATCTGGGCGCCAGTCTGCGCCGGGATAAGGACGGCATCAAGAAGGAAATGGACGAGATCTTTGAGTACTTCCCAAGGTTGCACGAGAGACGGAACCAAAAGGCCGGCACCTTGAGCGGTGGGGAACAGGAGATGCTGGCTATTGGCCGGGGTCTGATGGCTAGACCAAAGCTCCTGTTGATGGATGAGCCTTCCTTGGGATTGGCACCAAAAGTGGTTCTTGATCTGGCTCCGGTGATCCGGAACATTAACAGCCGTGGGGTGTCTGTTCTTTTGGTGGAACAAAGCATCCCCTTGGTCCTTCGAGTGGCCCAGTGGGGTTACGCCTTGAAAGTCGGCAAGGTGGTCATGGATGCCGAGATAACCCACTTCAAAGCCGGACTAATCAAGAAGGCCTACTTGGGGGGATGATGACCCATGAAGATCGGTTCAAGGTTCAAGGGTCAGGGTGCAGGGTTCAAGGTTCAAGAAAAACCTCTTTCATTAATGATGCGGCCATACCCATCGACAATGCCTGTACGGCCCAATAAGGTCAGGTCAGATAAATGAAAAGTATTCTGCCCAGTAATGGCAGGGAAAGGAGGCTGGATCAAAAAGCCCTTAAAACCGAGGGAAGGGTCTGATGCGTAGATTGAAATTTGTCAATCTTAATTCGAAAAAAGAGGAGGACCAAGAATGAGAGCAAAAAGGTCATTATTGTCTGTTGGCAGCGCAGGTGCAGTTCTGCTTATAGTATTGCTGCTTTTTTCTTCTATTGGGCTTAGTGCGGAAAAGACCCAACAAGAGAAAGGACACCCCAAGATATTAAACATCGGCTGCATCGGCGCCCTGACGGGGTTTGCGGCACCCGGAGAGATGCCCATGGTGCAAGGAAGTCAAGTGGCCGAGGATTGGATCAACGAAAAGGGCGGGATTACCATTAAGGGAGAAAAATACCGCGTAAAGCTGGTCACCGAGGACCATAAGAGCACTGCCGAGGGCGCGGCCTCTGCGGCCACCAAACTGGTTCATGACCAAAAAGTGAAGTTTATCATCGGCGGGGTCATGCCATTCACCAATATCGCCATACGCAGCGTGACGGAACCGGCCAAAGTTCTTAACGCCGGGATCTACAACGTCGGTACCCCGGATGAGTACGGGCTGAAAACACCGTATACCTTCGTTACTATGAACGGCACTATCGAAGGTATGTATACTATGCTCGATTATATAAGTCAGGCTCACCGCGAGGTTAAAAAAATTGCCGTCCTTATTCCAGAAGATGGCAGTATTCCTCACCTTCAGCCGAGAATCGTGCAGATTGCCAAGGACCGCGGAATGATTGTGGCGGACGTGATCGGTTGGGCCCTCGATACGGTGGATTTTACCCCCATCGCGAAAAAAGCTCTTGCCCGCAACCCGGACGGGATATGTATGATAAACGGATGGCCGTCCATGACGGGCGGCATCCTTAAAGTCGCTCGTCAGTTAGGCTATACGAAGCCTATTTGGGTAACCAGCTATCAGCCTGCTGACGATACGCTCAAGGTGTCGGGTAAGGAAGCATCAACGGGATTCTATCTTCAGGGTCTTTTAGCCAACGACCCCAAGAACCCGCCACTCGTTACCGAAATATTTCGCCGGCTCAAAGCCAAATTTGGACACGAGAACATATACTACTCAAGCGTTGGATTTGATAACCTCTGGATGATGGTGCAGGCCATCGAAGCAGCTCAGAGCTTCGACCCCACGGTGGTAAAGAACAAATGGGAAAAGATGAGCGCCATGAAAAGCGTCTGGGGAGCCGCACACTTAGGAGGGCTGAAGACCTACGGGATCAAGCATACCATGTCCCATCCCATACCGGTAATAAGCTACGTAAACGCTGAACCGAAGACCATGAAATGGATGGACATCATAACCCCTTAAGGGGGTAACAAAGTTCATTTTTCATCGGGGCAGTGCGGGCCGCCTGCCCTGGATTTTTCAGGGAGAAGGAGTCTGTGCGGATTTGCTGTCGGGGTGTTATGAAACCAGGAAATCCTAGCGCGTAGCGGGTTATTAAATGCCTCGGAGAATGGATAGCGCGTAGGCGGGACTTGATGTTAGGTAATAAGATCTAAACAGTTAACAAGGGGATTAACGTATGAAGCTGAACAACAGAGTTGCCTTGGTTACCGGCGCGGGCAGTGGTATTGGGAGGGCCATCGCGGTTGAATTAGCGCAGGAAGGGGCTAAGATTGGTGTAAATGACATCAATGAGAAGGCTATTGATGAGACTCTCAGGATACTTCAGGATCTGGGTGCCTCCGGCATCGCTTTGAAGGCCGACATAGGGAACGTATCCGAGGTGAAAGGAATGTTTAAGAAACTGAAAGAGACCTACGGCACGATCGACATCCTGGTCAATAATGCCGGTATTGCCATGCCGCCATCCTGGGTCGTTTATAAAGAAAGGTCCAATAATGCCGCCTTAAAGGCGATGGGTGAGGTGATGGAGACAGGGAAAATGCAGGAATCCATGAAAATAACCTCCTCCTTTGAAGACGAATGGTGGCTGATTACGTTGAATGTCCATCTCAACGGGACTTTTTATTGCACCCGGGAGGCCCTGAAAATCATGGAGGAAAAAAGGAAAGGGAAGATCATTAATCTGTCCTCCGTCACGGCCCTGCATGGCGAACCAATTGTACCTGCTTACTCCGCCGCGAAGGCCGGTATCATCGGATTTACCAAGGCCGTGGCCCAGGAGGTCATTGGCTCCGGCATCATTGTGAATGCCTTGGCGCCGGGATACATTGATACGCCGTTGCTCGACGGCATGGACGACCGGGTCAAACAGATGATCATCGCCCGTACACCTGCCGGACGACTAGGCAACGCCAAGGAAATTGCCTCGCTGGTAGCCTATCTGGCTACGGACGATGCCAATTATATTGTTGGGCAGGTTATCAGTCCCAATGGGGGGATGGTTATTTAATTCGAAGGAGAAATCCATGAGCTATAACAACTTCCAATTTCTCAAGTTTCGGATAGAACGGGGGGTTCTGTTCGTGACCATCGACCATCCACCGATTAATATCCTCACACTGGACATGGCTGCGGAATTCCTCCGTCTTTCCGTGGAAGTGACGGCCGACAAGGATATCCGAGTCGTGGTATTCGACAGCGCCAATCCCGATTATTTTATAGCCCATTTTGACGTGGGCACCCTGGTGCAGTTTCCTGATTCTCCGGCCGCCGCCCGATCGGTAGACCTTCATGACCTAAATCGGGCCTGCGAAGCCCTTCGCCGAATGCCCAAACCGACAATCGCCAAAGTCGAAGGACGGGCCCGGGGTGGCGGGAGCGAGCTTTTGATGGCCCTGGATATGAGGTTCGGGGCCATCGGACGGGCATTCATCGGCCAACCCGAAGTGCCTTTGGGTATCATTCCCGGAGCCGGTGGTACCCAAAGGCTGCCTCGTCTCATCGGCGTTTGCAGGGCTTTTGAAGTCATCCTGGGTGCTGATGATCTCTCAGCTGATCTGGGCGAGCGTTATGGCTATTTTAACCGGGCCTTGCCAGAGAATGAACTAACAAAGTTTGTTGAGGCCCTGGCCTTTCGGATGGCTACTTTTCCACCGGCCGCGGTTTCGGCAGCCAAGGCGGCGATATTATCTGCAACGGAATTACCCCTGATAGAAGGAATCATGGAGGAATCAAGACTTTTCAGCACCATCCTACCCTCTGCAAAAAAGCGCATGAAAAAGTTTTTGGAATCAGATGGTCAAATCCATTCGATGGAACTGGATTGGACGAATATGTGGGATGTGCTGGCGAAGGTCGAATAGGTATTATGTCCGGGGCGAATGAGGAGGAAATTGGACTGGCGACTCGAAAATGGGTAAAAGGATCAGATGGGTGACAGCCAGACCAATGAGTTGATCAATAAAAATCGGAAGGAGAAGAAAGAAATGCGCTTACAGGACAAAGTGGCTTTGGTAACCGGAGCAGGAAGAGGTATTGGCCGGGCAATAGCCGAGCGGTTCGCCGTAGAGGGGGCCCGGGTGGTAGTCAACGATGTAAACGGGGAGAGCGCTCAAGAAACGGTTGAGATGATTAAGACCCAGGGAGGGACCGCTGCTCCCATTGAAGGCGACACAAGCCAAGAAACCCATGTGGAAAGGATGGTGCAATTCGTCGTTGATACTTATGGAGGGCTGGACATCCTGGTCAATAATGCCGGGGTCGAAATATGGAAACCGATTCACGAAATGACCGCCCAGGAATGGGACCGGATTATGGGCATAAATCTCCGGGGGGTCTTTCTCGTGTCCAAGCATGCCGTTCGGCAGATGCTGTCCCGGAACCGGGCCGGACAAATCGTCAATATGGCTTCAGTCGCCGGTTTAGTCTCTTTTCCTGGACTGGGCGCCTATAGCACTTCGAAGCATGGCGTCATCGGACTGACCAAGACCATGGCCTTGGAATTGAGGCCGCACAATATCCGGGTTAATGCCGTTTGCCCGGCATTCATCGATACCGACATGGCCGGACGGTTGCTCGAACTTCTTAAAAGCCAAGGCCTTCCTCAGGATGACCTCTTGATGCAGAATCAGGGACGTCTGGGCCATCCGGGTGAAGTGGCCAATCTGGCGCTCTTTCTGGCCAGCGACGAATCCTCCTTTATGTCCGGCGCGGCCGTACCCATAGACAATGGCTGTACGGCCCAGTAGAGTTTGTCCGGTCGTCGAGTCAATGTCCTTCATGTTGTTATCGATGCGGAACAAATAAAGGGTAATCAGGCCTACCGATTACTGCCGAAAGAACAGGGAAAGGAAGCCGGATCAAAAAGCCCATTACAATCGACAGGCGCGGTGGAGAGGTAAATTAAAGTTTACAAATCTTATATCTTAAGAAAAGGGGAGGAGCGAAAATGAACACAAGAAGGGTGTTATTTTTTAAGGCCAGTATCGTCACAGTCTTGTTTTTTGAACTAATGCTTTCACCCTCTTTGGGACTCTGT from Deltaproteobacteria bacterium includes the following:
- a CDS encoding ABC transporter ATP-binding protein, translated to MLEVKEIKIQYGKAVAIEDVTLTVAEESIVSIIGANGAGKTTLLRAISGLTRLRSGEIWFDDKRIDRMDPADIVKMGLIHIPEGRKLFPYLTVLSNLNLGASLRRDKDGIKKEMDEIFEYFPRLHERRNQKAGTLSGGEQEMLAIGRGLMARPKLLLMDEPSLGLAPKVVLDLAPVIRNINSRGVSVLLVEQSIPLVLRVAQWGYALKVGKVVMDAEITHFKAGLIKKAYLGG
- a CDS encoding ABC transporter ATP-binding protein, which translates into the protein MTEVKTAVLLKIKKLSKFFGGLTAVANLDMVVREGEMVGLIGPNGAGKTTLFNLITGFLRPTAGRVLFEEKDITGLKPHTVARLGIGRTFQLNPLFADFTVLQNIIASFFLHPKSSLWAAYFNTSTYRHNEYQIGEQALEILELLGLDRVKDNLARNLPHGYQKMLGIARALATRPKLLLLDEPLGGMNEDEIAFAMGIIEKTRQQGISILLVEHNMQIMDIVDRVVVMNFGQKVCEGTIEEVRENQQVVEAYFGIEEPA
- a CDS encoding branched-chain amino acid ABC transporter permease, coding for MAKKQSMGMKTTHRYGWIKAFLLTGLVAILAMIPLMIKSVYLLHIFILVLVYVIAASSLRTIAISGQMSLGHAGFMGIGAYTSAILAKQLEWTPWVTMPLGALAAMVVAIMVGYPFSRLRTFYFSMVSLFFGIGILAINTIFSRFTGGYYGLAGIPPLFVASKVPFFFFFLGLTVFCLLILYRFETCRIGTSLKAVAQSHAVAASVGINESGYRVLALAAGSFVVGLAGAGYGHYNLVLSHSTFDLVASINLMVYMIVGGMSSFAGPIVGAAILVIIPEMFRDLKMYTPYVFAGVVILIIFLVPQGLVGLYEKTGFLIKKSDDGGQDGRVA
- a CDS encoding 3-oxoacyl-ACP reductase FabG; its protein translation is MKLNNRVALVTGAGSGIGRAIAVELAQEGAKIGVNDINEKAIDETLRILQDLGASGIALKADIGNVSEVKGMFKKLKETYGTIDILVNNAGIAMPPSWVVYKERSNNAALKAMGEVMETGKMQESMKITSSFEDEWWLITLNVHLNGTFYCTREALKIMEEKRKGKIINLSSVTALHGEPIVPAYSAAKAGIIGFTKAVAQEVIGSGIIVNALAPGYIDTPLLDGMDDRVKQMIIARTPAGRLGNAKEIASLVAYLATDDANYIVGQVISPNGGMVI
- a CDS encoding ABC transporter substrate-binding protein yields the protein MRAKRSLLSVGSAGAVLLIVLLLFSSIGLSAEKTQQEKGHPKILNIGCIGALTGFAAPGEMPMVQGSQVAEDWINEKGGITIKGEKYRVKLVTEDHKSTAEGAASAATKLVHDQKVKFIIGGVMPFTNIAIRSVTEPAKVLNAGIYNVGTPDEYGLKTPYTFVTMNGTIEGMYTMLDYISQAHREVKKIAVLIPEDGSIPHLQPRIVQIAKDRGMIVADVIGWALDTVDFTPIAKKALARNPDGICMINGWPSMTGGILKVARQLGYTKPIWVTSYQPADDTLKVSGKEASTGFYLQGLLANDPKNPPLVTEIFRRLKAKFGHENIYYSSVGFDNLWMMVQAIEAAQSFDPTVVKNKWEKMSAMKSVWGAAHLGGLKTYGIKHTMSHPIPVISYVNAEPKTMKWMDIITP
- a CDS encoding enoyl-CoA hydratase/isomerase family protein; this encodes MSYNNFQFLKFRIERGVLFVTIDHPPINILTLDMAAEFLRLSVEVTADKDIRVVVFDSANPDYFIAHFDVGTLVQFPDSPAAARSVDLHDLNRACEALRRMPKPTIAKVEGRARGGGSELLMALDMRFGAIGRAFIGQPEVPLGIIPGAGGTQRLPRLIGVCRAFEVILGADDLSADLGERYGYFNRALPENELTKFVEALAFRMATFPPAAVSAAKAAILSATELPLIEGIMEESRLFSTILPSAKKRMKKFLESDGQIHSMELDWTNMWDVLAKVE
- a CDS encoding 3-oxoacyl-ACP reductase FabG; protein product: MRLQDKVALVTGAGRGIGRAIAERFAVEGARVVVNDVNGESAQETVEMIKTQGGTAAPIEGDTSQETHVERMVQFVVDTYGGLDILVNNAGVEIWKPIHEMTAQEWDRIMGINLRGVFLVSKHAVRQMLSRNRAGQIVNMASVAGLVSFPGLGAYSTSKHGVIGLTKTMALELRPHNIRVNAVCPAFIDTDMAGRLLELLKSQGLPQDDLLMQNQGRLGHPGEVANLALFLASDESSFMSGAAVPIDNGCTAQ